A single Primulina eburnea isolate SZY01 chromosome 11, ASM2296580v1, whole genome shotgun sequence DNA region contains:
- the LOC140805860 gene encoding transmembrane 9 superfamily member 9-like, whose protein sequence is MELVGRMPHAIRLCVCFTFFLSVARAFYLPGVAPKDFFKGDILKVKVQKLASVKTQLPYSYYSLPYCTPKKIVDSAENLGEVLRGDRIENSPYEFKMREPQICSVVCHSTLQAKDAKEFKEKIDDEYRVNMILDNLPLVMPYKRSDTDSLVYQHGFPVGVKVQYGGKKEQKYFIYNHLAFTVKYHKDEGTNAARIVGFEVKPFSVKHEYEGNWNDETRLTNCDPHAKRIVTGNDSPLEVEEQKEIIFTYDVEFQESEIKWASRWDTYLYMADDQIHWFSIVNSLLIVLFLSGMVAMIMLRTLYRDISKYNQLETQEESQEETGWKLVHGDVFRPPTNSDLLCVYVGTGVQCFGMILVTMVFAALGFLSPSNRGGLMTALLFLWVFMGLFAGYTSARLYKMFKGTEWKKITLKTAFMFPGTVFSVFFVLNALIWGEESSGAVPFGTMFGLVLLWFGISVPLVFVGSYVGFRKPTIEDPVKTNKIPRQIPEQAWFMNPVFAILIGGILPFGAIFIELFFILTSIWLHQFYYIFGFLFLVFLILIVTCAEIAIVLCYFQLCSEDYLWWWRSYLTSGSSALYLFLYAAFYFFTKLNITKPVSGVLYFGYMLIGSYAFFVLTGTIGFYACFLFTRLIYSSVKID, encoded by the exons GGTGATATTCTGAAGGTGAAAGTGCAGAAATTGGCATCGGTGAAAACTCAGCTTCCATATTCCTATTATTCTCTCCCTTACTGTACACCGAAGAAAATCGTCGACAGTGCGGAAAATCTAGGGGAAGTTCTTCGTGGGGATCGCATTGAGAACTCTCCCTATGAA TTTAAAATGCGAGAACCGCAAATATGTAGTGTTGTTTGTCATAGTACTCTTCAAGCCAAAGATGCAAAGGAATTTAAAGAGAAGATTGATGATGAGTATCGGGTGAACAT GATATTGGATAATCTCCCTCTAGTTATGCCCTACAAAAGATCTGACACGGATTCATTGGTGTATCAACACGGTTTCCCCGTTGGAGTGAAAGTGCAGTATGGTGGA AAAAAGGAGCAAAAGTACTTTATCTACAACCATTTGGCCTTCACTGTAAAGTATCACAAGGATGAAGGAACTAATGCTGCAAGAATCGTAGGATTTGAAGTCAAACCATTTAG TGTTAAGCATGAATATGAGGGTAATTGGAATGATGAAACAAGATTAACAAATTGCGATCCTCATGCAAAACGCATTGTTACTGGCAACGATTCCCCTCTTGAAGTTGAAGAACAGAAGGAAATTATTTTTACCTATGATGTGGAGTTTCAG GAGAGTGAGATCAAATGGGCTTCTAGATGGGATACTTATCTTTATATGGCGGATGATCAAATCCATTGGTTCTCAATCGTCAACTCATTGTTGATTGTTCTTTTCCTCTCGGGAATGGTGGCCATGATTATGCTTCGGACCCTCTACCGTGACATCTCCAAGTACAACCAATTGGAGACCCAAGAAGAATCACAAGAAGAAACTGGATGGAAATTAGTTCACGGGGATGTTTTCAGGCCTCCTACAAACTCAGATTTGTTGTGTGTTTATGTTGGCACTGGTGTTCAGTGTTTTGGGATGATTCTAGTGACAATGGTCTTTGCTGCACTCGGATTCCTTTCTCCTTCAAACCGAGGGGGTTTGATGACAGCTTTGTTATTTCTCTGGGTTTTCATGGGCCTGTTTGCTGGCTACACCTCAGCTCGTCTCTACAAAATGTTCAAGGGAACGGAATGGAAGAAAATTACTCTTAAAACAGCTTTCATGTTCCCTGGAACAGTGTTTTCcgttttctttgtgttgaatgCTCTAATTTGGGGAGAGGAATCATCTGGAGCAGTCCCATTTGGGACCATGTTTGGATTAGTCCTCTTGTGGTTTGGCATCTCTGTCCCACTTGTTTTTGTTGGTAGTTATGTAGGGTTCAGGAAACCCACTATCGAGGATCCAGTAAAAACCAATAAAATTCCAAGGCAAATACCTGAGCAGGCATGGTTCATGAACCCAGTCTTCGCTATATTAATAGGAGGCATACTCCCATTTGGCGCAATATTCATCGAGCTGTTTTTCATCCTGACGTCAATTTGGTTACATCAATTTTATTACATTTTCGGATTCCTCTTCCTGGTATTCCTCATCCTTATTGTCACCTGTGCCGAGATCGCTATAGTGCTTTGCTATTTCCAGCTCTGCAGTGAAGATTACTTGTGGTGGTGGAGATCGTACTTGACCTCAGGTTCATCTGCACTCTATCTCTTCCTTTATGCAGCATTCTACTTCTTCACAAAGCTCAACATCACAAAACCAGTATCAGGCGTTCTTTATTTCGGATATATGCTCATTGGTTCATATGCATTTTTCGTTCTCACCGGTACGATTGGATTCTATGCATGTTTCTTGTTCACTAGGCTTATCTACTCATCTGTCAAGATTGACTGA